From a region of the Candidatus Brocadia sp. genome:
- the ubiE gene encoding bifunctional demethylmenaquinone methyltransferase/2-methoxy-6-polyprenyl-1,4-benzoquinol methylase UbiE, with protein MLTQTDLLTKKGVYIQQMFGSIARVYDLLNTILSFNFDKSWRKFAVKVSNVTPDAKVLDVCTGTGDLAIAYSRVLNGSGRVIGSDFCHEMVRLAELKLKRRNLSDKIKVIDADTLRLPFRDNSFQVSGVAFGIRNVADLRAGIAEMVRITAPGGRVVILEFSQPINPVFKGIYYFYFKKILPFIGRLISRSKYNAYSYLPSSVLNFPDRYGLRTQMESCGLEDVKIYPKTLGIVTVHVGTKPGN; from the coding sequence ATGCTTACACAAACCGATTTACTGACAAAAAAGGGTGTCTATATCCAGCAGATGTTTGGCTCGATTGCCAGGGTATATGACCTTTTAAATACCATTTTAAGTTTTAATTTTGACAAGAGCTGGCGCAAGTTTGCCGTGAAGGTGAGCAATGTTACCCCGGATGCAAAGGTGCTGGACGTTTGTACCGGCACAGGTGATCTGGCGATTGCTTATTCCAGGGTTTTAAATGGCAGTGGAAGGGTTATCGGGAGTGACTTCTGCCACGAAATGGTAAGACTGGCTGAACTCAAGCTGAAGAGAAGGAACCTTTCCGACAAGATAAAGGTTATTGACGCCGATACCTTGCGTTTGCCATTTCGGGACAATTCCTTTCAGGTCTCTGGCGTGGCATTTGGAATCAGGAATGTGGCTGATCTGAGGGCTGGTATTGCAGAGATGGTGCGGATAACCGCACCGGGGGGACGCGTGGTGATCCTGGAATTTTCTCAGCCTATCAATCCCGTCTTCAAGGGGATCTATTATTTTTATTTCAAAAAAATACTTCCTTTCATCGGAAGACTCATCTCTCGCAGTAAGTATAACGCATACTCCTATCTCCCGTCATCCGTGCTAAACTTTCCCGACCGATATGGACTGCGGACTCAGATGGAATCCTGTGGTCTTGAAGACGTGAAAATATACCCGAAGACGCTGGGGATTGTTACCGTCCATGTTGGTACAAAGCCTGGTAATTAA